The Pristiophorus japonicus isolate sPriJap1 chromosome 13, sPriJap1.hap1, whole genome shotgun sequence genome contains the following window.
ccagactgattcccgggatggtgggactgacctatcaagaaagactggatcaactgggcttgtattcactggagttcagaagagtgagaggggacctcatagaaacgtttaaaattctgacgggtttggacaggttggatgcaggaagaatgttcccaatgttggggaagtccagaaccaggggttacagtctaaggataaggggtaagccatttaggaccgagataaggagaaacttcttcacccagagagtggtgaacctgtggaattctctaccacaggaagtagttgaggccaattcactaaatatattcaaaagggagttagatgaagtccttactactcgggggatcaaggggtatggcgtgaaagcaggaagtgggtactgaagtttcatgttcagccatgaactcattgaatggcggtgcaggctagaagggctgaatggcctgctcctgcacctattttctatgtttctatgtagaaagATAAAAGGATGAAATTGGACTTTGGCAgtctggaaaagaaaattgggaagGGTGTAAAACGGGTAGCTGATTCGCTCTTGCTCATTTTGCGCTACCACCAAATAACAAATCCACTCCAGATTCTTTCTGATATCTGTCTGCCCACAGTGCGGATGTTAGTTCTCCCTCACTGGTTTTCTGCTGCTTACCTGACTGACTTCCGCTGTCTGAGCTGATTCTTAAAAAGCGCAGATGAAAAGTGTTTGTCAAATTTCACTTACCCACCCTTACACTTTTTACTGAAACCATACAGCTGGGAGTGCAAGAGATTGACATGTTTTTATTAGATAATTATTTTCTGATTTGTGTATCTCCTTGTTACAGATGGGCTCCTTGCTTTGAGAACCACTTTGAATTGACATGGAGAAGTTTGGTGTGAACTTTGGTGGTGGCCCCAATAAGAAAGAGCTTTTGGATACAATCGAGGCACAGAagaagcagctgttccagtaccaaACACGCCTGAGAGATGTTGTCCGTGCTTATAAAAGCCTCCTGAAAGAAAAGGAGGCTTTAGAAGCCAGTTTGAAAGTCCTCTCCGTATCACAAGAGGCGGATAAAAGTTTACAAAACATAGGTGCTGGAAGTATAGTCTCTGACCTTGGAGATGACCAGAGCTCAGTCCATAGTGAGGATAGTGTGGGGACAGTCAATAGTGTGGACACTGCAGCCAGTTTGACCAATAGCACCAAGGGAGAATTAAATGATGAGGACAAGGGCTTGGTGGAACTGGTGGCTGGAGGAACCTCTTCTCCAAAGTCTGAGGAAGCTAATGGTTCTGAAAGTGGCATCAGTGTTGGGAGTGGGGAGCAGCAGAGCCACAGTGACACTGATAAAAAGATACAATTGAGGAGTCAGTTGGCAACACTGACCAATGCTTTGGCAACTGTCACACAGGAGAAATCACGAATGGAGGCCTCCTATTTAACAGACAAGAAGAAAATGAGGCAAGAGCTGGAAGACTTGACACAAAGGTTTGAAGAAGAAAACTCCAAATATGAAGCAGAGGTTAAAAAAGTCCAAGAACAGCTAGCGGAAGCAAAAGCTCGCATTATTACCCAGCAACACGAGCGAGGCCGGGAGCAGAATGACCATGCCTCCATGCTTCATGAACTTCAAAAGTTGTTGCAGGAAGAGAGAGCCTTACGTCAAGATGTGGAACTGAAACTAGAAGATACAAGGGATATATTGACGTCAAAAAGCCATGCAGCAGACAGGGTGGATGACTGTGAGTCTCAAATGAAACTTCTGAGTAGGGAGGTAGGTGAGGTGAAGAGTGCACTACGATTTGCTGAAGAAGAGAAAAGAAGACCAGATCCACGTGTACAGGAATTACAGGAGGAAATGACTGAGACAAAGGCTCATTATCAGGCACAACTTCAATTGGAAATAAGGAAGGTAGAGTATGGACTTCAGACCTACTTGCCCCAGGTTCTAATACTGCATCTTGCCACTTTGGGCTTGTAAAATACTTAGAATGTATTCAGTACTGTTTACTATGAACACTTTCTGTTTTGACCACCGTTGGCAATGTTTTTCCAGGCTATTGGATAGCTGATATTCCCCATTATTGTAGCTAACTACTCCTTCAAATCTGTTCCTGTATTTATTTCTCTCAATTTAGCAACCCTATAATGAATGTCCAACACTTATACAGAGCCTTTATCTTTTCTGTTCAATTCGGAGAGACTTACTCTAAACACTACCATCAATAATTCCTTCTTCCACATCCTTAGTAATGCTACCTCTCTTCGATTTGCTTTCTCTGTCTCTTCTGAACATGCTCTATCCAGGAATGTTTTTTTCCCAATTCAGCAATGGCTGAAATAAAAAAATGTCAAAGCTGTGACATCTAATGATTCTTAGTGACATCGTACCTTCGAATGGTTCTaagtgacataagaaataggagtaggccattcggcctctcgagactgctctgccattcaatgagatcatggctgatctacctcaactctactttcctgcactatccccatatcccttgattcccttaatattcaaaaatcttatcgatctctgtcttgaatatactcaatgactgagcctccacagccctctggggtagagatttccaaagatttatCAACCTCTGATGAAGAAATTTCTtcccgtctcagtcctaaatggccaacccctaattctgagactgtgaccctgattctagactccccagccaggggaaacatcctccctgcatctatcctgtcaagccctgtaagaattttgtatctttcaatgagatcaaatgagatcacctctcattctgttaaactctagagattataggcctagcctactcaatctctcctcataggacaattccgcccccccatcccaggaatcagtctggtgaacctttgttgcactccctctatgacaagtataataaccttccttgggtaaggagaccaaaactgtacaatattccaggtgccgtctcaccagggccctatataattgcagtaagatgtgtttactcttaaactcaaatcctcttgcaataaaggctaacatgccatttgctttcctaattgcttgccgtacctgcatgtgaatgttcagtgattcgtgtacaaggacacccaggtcccaacatttcccaatctctcaccatttaaaaatactctttcTATTTtttcaaccaaagtggataacttcacatttctccacattatattccatttggcaTGTTCTTGCCCGCTcagttagcctgtccatatccccttaaagtctctttgcaccctcctcaTACATTCCTACCTGGTTTTGTAttttcagcaaacttgaatatattacatttggtcccctcatccaaatcattgatatagattgtgaatagctgaggctcaagcactgacccttgtaccccactagttacagggtGATCTGATAGAGATTGTTACGgtcatgaaagggtttgatagggtagatgtagagaagatgttgcaacttgtgggcgagaccagaactagcgaccataaatatgatagtcactaataaatccacagGGACTTCAggtgaaacctctttacccagagagtgattagaatgtggaactcgctaccatggaATAGTTCAGGCGAGTAgatttgatgcatttaaggggacactagataagcacatgagagagaaaggaatagatggatatgttgatggggttagatgaagaaggatgggaggaggctcgtgtggagcataaacactgggatggctctgttgggctgaatggcctgtaagtgctgtaaatactttgtaatctcCTGCACACTCTAAAGcctgatgtccttcctaaagtgtggtgcccagaatttttcacaatactccagctggggtctaaccagtgttttataaaggtttagcatgacttccttgcttttgcaatctgtgcctctatttataaagccaaggatcccatatgccgttttaaacagccttttcaacttgccctgccaccttcaaacacttgtatacatacacccccaggtctcattGTTTTCTTCAAAGGTCAAAATGAAACACTGGTTTTCAATAATGAACAATTCCACAGACTCAGCAGCAGCTTGTACCTTGGGCTATTTGGTcacgtgcttgctgacctacataggCTCACAGTCTGGCAACGTCtctctcaaaattctcatccttgttttcaaatccctccatggcctcgccgctccctatctctgtaaccttctccagccatacaacccttcgagatctctgcactccaccaattctggcctcgtgcgcatccccgattttaattgctccaccattggtggccgtgccttcagctgcctaggtccttggctctggaattctctccctaaacctctccgcctctctgcctcttttccttttagatgctccttaaaccctacctctttgatcaagctcctgagctaatatttccttatgtggctctgtcaaattttgtttgattacgctcctgtgatgtgtcttgggaagttttactacgttaatgacgctatataaatgcattgtgCTCCAGTACTGATTATTTTAACTTCCGTTGGTTTGATTTTATATTCATCTTGATCCATTATGCTATCCATATGAACAATCTCTTTTGTGCCCTTAGTCTCCCCATTGCTTCCATTCTTGGTCACATTGACTTTTCCGCCCAATGATGGGCATTTGTTCTCTACTCTTTTATTTCCCTTCCGACATCCCTGTCCAGCCTGCCTAGCTCACCACACAAAATCTGCCTTTCTAAAGTTCAATGTTCTTTTACACCATCACAACTATATGCAAATGGAATCTGTACAGTGTTTTTATTTTCAGTACCAACCAAAGAACAGGAAATACTTCCACCGTGAGAATTATACACCCCCGATGTAAAATCTTGCACAAATATCATCAGTAAATGTGAATGGACGGACTGACACTGTAGTTCTGAAGAGAAATACATTAATAAATCTTTTGTATCCCTTTAATCAAGTTGTGGTTAACACTATTTTCCTTCACTCTCTGTCTCAGGTTGCTCAGGCCCAGGAACAGCTACGCCATTTCTCTCAAATGGAGGAGGAGCGAGTTGCAAATTTGGAAACCAGAGTCTCTGAGCTTTCTGAGCTCCTCGGCAGTTATGACAAGAGTAAACAGAAAGACAAGATGACAATTCACAAACTGAAAGAACGTATAATACAGTTAGATATGGAGAACAAGACATTAGCCATTGCGGCTTCCAACAGAGCCCCGTCTGATCTAACGGTAGATGAATCTAATCTGGACGTCAATATTTTAAGAGACAAAATGGAAACGCTAAAGAGACTGCTGGTGTTGGCAAACCAGAAATCACAGGAACCCTTTGACGTGGACAAGCTTTGTGAAGTTGATTTGACAGGCACACCTGAAACATCAGATGGAGAGAAGGCCTCTGTTTTCTATTATCAGCAAGAGTTGAAACAGCTGAAGGAAGAGTTTGAACGGTACAAAATGAGGGCTCAAGTTGTCCTCAAAAACAAGAATGCCAAAGATGGCAGTACAACCAAAGAACTAGAGAGTATGCACGAGCAGCAGGCAGAGCTGAAGGAGAAGTATATTACTCTGCGACTCGCGTGTGACGAAATGGAGGCCAAACATAAATGTGACACTGAGGCAAATAAACTGGATATTACTCAACTCCAAGCAGCTCACAAGAAAGAACTAGATAAGGTAGCGGGCCAATGTCATGAGAGAGTTATTAAACTGGAAGAAGAAATGCACAAACATAGAGACAGAGCTCTTGCAGTGTTGGCTGAGAAAGACCGAGACACCGAAACTCTACGTTCAGGCTCTAGTGGGCTATCTAGTCATAGAAACTATGTTGAAAACAAGTTTTGTTCAGATGGGGaaggccctcagaatgaacatcaTCTTCAAGAAGATTTCTGTCAAGATATTCTGAAGCAGAGTGCTAAATTTTCAGGACCTAATGAACCTACTTTTCTTCACTATGCAGAACAGCTGGCTCGAAAGGAGCTTGAGGTCACAACACTGAGGAAGCAGAAACACCAAGTGGAAGCTGTGGTTCATCAGCTGGAGGACAGCCTTCTGATGGAGAAAGAACGACACAAAGAAAATGTAGAAGCTCTTGAAGACAAGATACAGAAACACCTCAGGGACCAGAAACGTGAAGGAGCCAATCTGGAGTACGTAAAAAACGTGACCTACAGGTTCTTGACCTTGTCGGATGCGCTGGGGCGCCAGCAGACACTGACTGCCATTCTCACCGTCCTGCACTTCAGTCCGCAGGAGAAGCAGAACGTGATGAGACTGCAGGCCAGCAGCTGGTGGAGTTCTGGGAAAAGGTGATTTGCACACAATTTATTCTGGACTACAGCAATGAATTGTAGTTTGTTCTTTAATCCAAAAATCCACTTTTTCAATCTTTCTTACTGATAGTTTTGTAGTGGGGCATTTCTGTTTCTGTAAACTCTGTAGATTAGTGTCGCTGCCACTACCCAGCAAATAAAAACCTCCCAAACCACCTCTCTGTCTAATCCAGTGACATTGCTATATTTCATAATGATGTAAAGTTGGAATGGTTAGTAAACTAGTTGTTATCCCAATGTAGCAATTTTGAGAGGGTAAAGGACATGAAACTGACATGAAATAAAAGAAAATGGGTTCCTTTTAAGCTTTCTGTGATATCATTTCCCTTATACCTGCTTCAAATTCTGCTGCCAAAAAGCTTTTGCTTTATAAAATAGCATCGTTGTTGAAATAATCTTTCCTTATTACCGGGACTGTATGAGAAGCCAAAGGAATGGCCAGCGAGCTCTCTGGCTTTTCCCTTTCACTCTCTGCTGATCCTTTAATGTGAAGATTTTGTTCCTGtactaacataagaacatgaaataggaacaggaataggccatacgactacctcgaggctgctccgccattcaataagatcatggctgatctgatcatggactcagctccacttccctgtccgctccccataacccccttatccccttttcatttaagaaactgtctatttctgtcttaaatttattcaatgtctcagcttccacaactctccgaggcagcaaattccacaggtttacaaccctctgagaagaaatttctcctcttctctgtcttaaataggcggcccctaattctaagatcatgccctctagttttagtctcccccatcagtggaaacatcctctctgcatccaccttgtcaaaccccctcataatcttataaatttcgataagatcatctctcattcttctgaattccaatgagtagaggcccaacctactcaacctttcctcataagtcaaccccctcatccccagaatcaacctagtgaaccttctctgaactgcatccaaagcaggtatatcctttcgtaaatatggaaaccaaaactgcacgcagtattccaggtgtggcctcaccaatactttatatagctgtagtaagacttccctgcttttatactccatccccattgcaataaaggccaagataccattggccttcctgatcacttgctgtacctgcatactatcctttggtgtttcatgcactagtacacccaggtcccgctgtactgcggcactttgcaatctttctccatttaaataataacttgctcttcaattttttttctgtcaaagtgcatgacctcacactttccaatatactccatctgccaaatttttgcccactcacttagcctgtctatgtccttttgcagattttttgtgtcctcctcacacattgcttttcctcccatctttgtattgtcagcaaacttggctatgttacactcggtcccttcttccaagtcgttaatgaagattgtaaatagttggggtaccagcactgatccctgcggcaccccactagttactggttgccaaccagagatgaaccatttatcccgactctgttctctgttagttagccgatcctctatccatgctaatatattacccccaaccccgtgaacttttatcttgtgcagtaatcttttatgtggcaccttgtcaaatgacttctggaagtccaaatacaccatttcaactggttcccctttatccaccctgttcattacatcctcaaagaactccagcaaatttgtcaaacatgacttccccttcatgaattcatgctgactctggctgaccgaattttgctttaccaaatgtcctgctactgctgctttaataatggattccaacattttcccaaccacagatgttaggctaactggtcttttgtCTGCTTTTTgttgctttttgtcttcctcctgtttttaaataggggtgttacatttgcagttttccaatctgctgggacctccccagaatccaaagaattttggtaaattacaaccagtgtatCTACAATCccagctgctacttctcttaagaccctcggatgcaagccatcaggtccaggggatttatctgctttaacataaaaacatagaaattaggtgctggagtatgccattcggctattcgagcctgcactgccattcaatatgatcatggctgatcatgcaacttcagtaccccaatcctgctttctctccatacccacttgatccctttagccgtaaggaccacatctaactccttttttgaatatatctaacgaactggcctcaacaactttctgtggtagagaattccacaggctcacaattctctgagtgaagaagtttctcctcatcttggtcctaaagggcttaccccttatccttagactgtgacccttggttctggacttccccaacatggggaacattcttactgcatctaacctgtccaatcccgtcagaattttatatgtttctatgagatcccctctcattcttctaaactccagtgaatataaacctattcgatccagtctttcttcatatgtcagtcctgccatccccggaatccgaatggtgaacctttgctgcactccctcaatagcaagaatgtccttcctcagattaggagaccaaaactgcacacaatactcaaggtggacaactgctgtaagacctccttgctcctatactcaaatccccacactatgaaggccagcatgctatttgcttgctttactgcctgctgtacctgcatgcctaccttcaatgactgatgtaccatgacacccaggtcttgttgcacctccccttttacttatctgtcataattcagataatctgccttcctgtttttgtcatcaaagtggataacctcacacttatccacattatactgcatctgcaatgcagttgcccattcacctaacctgtccaagttcccctacagcctcctagcagctctcactgccacccagcttagtgtcatctacaaacttggagctattacattcaattcctttgtctatatcattaatgtatattgtaaatagctggggcaccctactagtcactgcctgcctttagtcccattatcttagatctgctcctgtgtaatgagacaggattaataagcaatctcctacaaaaggatcctctcgggatgagtgatcatagcatgattgactttcaaattcagatggagggtgagaaagttggatctctaaccagcgtaataagcttaaataaaggagactatgaaggtatgagggcagagttgggtaaagtggactgggaaaatagattaaagagtaggaaggttgatgaacagtggtgtacatttaacgagatatttcacaactcgaaaaatatattccagcgaggaggaaaggatgcaagaggaaaagatagccatccgtggctaactaaagaaataaaggatgttatccaatttaaaaacaagggcatacaaagtggccaaaactagtgggaagacagaagactgggaagcttttaaaagtcagcaaagaacgtctttttttaaaaaaaatgattaaggaagggaagatagactatgaaagtaagctagcgcaaaatataaaaacagatagcaagagtttctatacgtatataaaaaggaaaaggatggctaaagtaaatgttgatcccttagaggaattagtaatggggaacatggagatggcagaaactctgaacaaatattttgtatcagtctttacggtagaggacactaacaatattccgacagtgaatagtctaggggctatgggagggaggaacttaacataatcactaaggaggtggtactcagtaagataataggactaaaggcagatacccTTCAATGCAGGTGTCAATTTGCATTATTATTTAAAGTACTTTCTGCCAGTGCTATGAAATATCAGCCAAATAAGTGCCAGTTTTATCTCTGCAAAGAGCACTGCATGAGCTGCGTTGGTTAATGCTGGGTTGATCCAGTTCTCACTACTCTTAGGTTTGGAATCCTTCTCCACTTCTCAGGATTTCAGTCCTTGATTCAGGAAACACATTTCCACAGGTGGTTCCTGATCGGCTGTCGTAACTTTGGAGGAAAAGCAATAGAAACCCGTAGAAAGTGAAAATGACAGATTTCTCTGGGATTTCCACTGTAGTCACGGCTAGCTTACAGGATCCAGTTCTTGACTAGCGAAGTGTCTTGAGATGTTTACCAAAATAAATGGTGGCGTGACTGAGTTTAGATGCTCCAACAAAAGGAAAAATTGTTAACTCATGGAATCAtatagctcagaaggaggccattcgttccATCGTGCCTGTCCCAGCTCTTTGAGAGAGCTACCCAattaatcccactaccctgcttttcctccgtagccctgcaaatgtttccttttcgagtatttttccaattcccttttaaaagttactattgaatctgcttccaccgccctttttgtcagtgcattccagatcataggtaTTCAAAGATCCACTATACACTTGCCCGTACAATTTTGAACACACATCCACATGGCTATTGTGATTTATCAAAATACTCTTTCAGCCAGAAGTATTTTACATTTGTTGTTGTAGAATGGGACAGGGCCATTTATCCATTCAGCAGTCGCATCGTGCTGCTTCGACCCTACCCTGTCCTTCGATTGCGGTCACTCTTATGCCACACTGCTATCCCAAAGAGGCATGCTCAATATGTGGGTTCTGCTTGTACTGGAGATGTGTATGAATTGCTTTGGAACGTCACTGATGTGCAGGATAGCTAGTATCAAGGTCCCTCAAATAATTTGGTTTGGAAAAGATAAAGGCAGAGACTTTCTGAAACACATGAACTGGGGCCAAAGTGTGAGCTCATTGCCTTTTTCTGAACTTATGTTTCATGTTGTGGTTTGTAGGACTGTTTTGTAGTTATACATGGAACTGTAGCCCTTTGACTCATTCGTACTGGATGTATTTGACTTCCATTGTACATGATTTTAAACTGAAGTAGATGTTACAATTGAATGATTAACAGATTAAAGaaacacttttgaagtgttgttCATTTTTTTTATTCTGTGGCTAAAAAAAAGTCCCACTTGATTTAATTTCTGACTTTAGTCTTCTGCTCTTCGCTCCAGCCAAATTTTGGTCAATGTTAATTGCCTTTTGAAAATGTCAGTCAAATCACTCTTGCCTTGTCCAAAGAAAGTCTAACTTCTTTAGCCTTTCATCACACCTGGGCCTTTATTAACTCAAGCTGCCAGACCCATGTCTATGTGGAATACAATACACCAACACCAAACCCAAGCTATACTGCTGCCTGTAACACACTGAGCTCAGTGACAAAGAGTCACTGGGCGAATGGCTGTAACATGCTGTGTGATCTAGACAATTAAttcttaattaaaaaaatatagCAAATACTGAAAATCTACAGCAGGTACATCAGTATCTGGAGTAAAATAGATGAATATTTCAGAAAGAGCTAGCTACTTCTTTCTAAGTTTACAAGTGAGCAGGAGCAAGTATCCACTTTTTCTGAACAGGAAGTTTATGACCTTCCCAGGTAATGCCCTAGACCTAAAATGTGGCTTTGCAGCAGGCTGAAGTTATACTGCACCCACGGTAAGGTAGTGGTTACACCACTGCATCAATGTGGGCCGAAACTGCTTCACATCAGTAGGAACGGCAATAgaatcagtttctccttattctATCAAAACTCCctctgtagtggagtatttaaaataaacatacGACATCAAGTCGCGGTTcgcagattcaagtagtctttattttgcaccagtGGGGAGCCTGCCTGttggttgtctgtagccaggcctctccaatgatacaaagttccaagcaatcttttatacacttaatgatgcatgtcagcctcgtgcacgg
Protein-coding sequences here:
- the gcc1 gene encoding GRIP and coiled-coil domain-containing protein 1; this translates as MEKFGVNFGGGPNKKELLDTIEAQKKQLFQYQTRLRDVVRAYKSLLKEKEALEASLKVLSVSQEADKSLQNIGAGSIVSDLGDDQSSVHSEDSVGTVNSVDTAASLTNSTKGELNDEDKGLVELVAGGTSSPKSEEANGSESGISVGSGEQQSHSDTDKKIQLRSQLATLTNALATVTQEKSRMEASYLTDKKKMRQELEDLTQRFEEENSKYEAEVKKVQEQLAEAKARIITQQHERGREQNDHASMLHELQKLLQEERALRQDVELKLEDTRDILTSKSHAADRVDDCESQMKLLSREVGEVKSALRFAEEEKRRPDPRVQELQEEMTETKAHYQAQLQLEIRKVAQAQEQLRHFSQMEEERVANLETRVSELSELLGSYDKSKQKDKMTIHKLKERIIQLDMENKTLAIAASNRAPSDLTVDESNLDVNILRDKMETLKRLLVLANQKSQEPFDVDKLCEVDLTGTPETSDGEKASVFYYQQELKQLKEEFERYKMRAQVVLKNKNAKDGSTTKELESMHEQQAELKEKYITLRLACDEMEAKHKCDTEANKLDITQLQAAHKKELDKVAGQCHERVIKLEEEMHKHRDRALAVLAEKDRDTETLRSGSSGLSSHRNYVENKFCSDGEGPQNEHHLQEDFCQDILKQSAKFSGPNEPTFLHYAEQLARKELEVTTLRKQKHQVEAVVHQLEDSLLMEKERHKENVEALEDKIQKHLRDQKREGANLEYVKNVTYRFLTLSDALGRQQTLTAILTVLHFSPQEKQNVMRLQASSWWSSGKR